Genomic window (Paraglaciecola psychrophila 170):
TTTTAAAACTCATGAAACGCCCGGCTGCGGCTGAACGCACTATGGATCGCATCAGAGCATGGCGTGAGGTGTGCCCAGATATTGTTATTCGTTCGACCTTTATTGTGGGTTTCCCAGGTGAGACCGAAGAAGATTTTCAGATGTTGTTAGACTTTTTAGATGAAGCTCAACTGGACCGTGTAGGTTGTTTTAAATATTCAGATGTAGATGGCGCAAAAGCAAACGATTTACCTGATCCAGTTAGCGAAGACCTCAAGCAGCTGCGTTATAACCGCTTTATGGAAAAGCAATCTGAAATTAGCACCGCTAAATTACAAGCTAAAATCGGCCTAGAATATCAAGTCATTATTGATGAAGTAACGCCAGAAGGCGCAGTGGGTAGATGTTATGCCGATGCACCTGAAATAGATGGTAACGTACATTTAACTGACGAATTTGATGTAGAGCCCGGCGACATTATCTGGGCACAAATCATTCATAGTAACGAATACGATTTGTGGGCAGTAAAAGTGGACGACGACGAAGACGTTGAACTAACCGAAGAATTGTAAAAGGACTTAGCTATGTCTTCATCCGTTACCGACCTTGCCCAAGTCATCCAAATCGTGGTGGCACCTGTATTTATGTTAACTGGTATAGCTGGCTTTTTAAATGTTATGTCGGGACGGTTAGGAAGGATTGTTGATAGAGCGCGTATAATGGAGCGCCGTGTAAGTACAATTAAGAACCCAGAATTTTTAGAACAATCAGAAAATGAATTAAAAAACATATGGCGCAGGATCAAACTGATTAATCGCTCAATTGGCTTATGTACCGCCTCTGCTTTGTTTGTATGCGCTGTAGTGGTGTTCTTGTTTTTGGGTGATTTATTGTTGTTTGACTTGAGTAAATTGATAGTCACACTGTTTGTCATTGCACTGTTTTTATTGATATTTGCCTTACTGACTTTTTTAAAAGAAGTACAGCTAGCCACGCGAACATTGCAAATGGGTAAAGAAAAAATCTTTGATGAATGACGCTATACCCATTGCATTTGACGCAGTAAAAACAACCCTAATGTTGAGCTAACAATCGACATAAAAGTACTGCCAGCTATAATTGCCGCTGTTAGATGATAATCGCCACCAATACTTCTGACCATTGGATAGGCGGCAGCGGCAGTAGGTGCAGCGGTCATCATAAATAGTACTCCAAGTTCATCACCCCTTAGCCCAAAATAAAAACCCAACCCCGTGGCTACAAAAGGTATAAACACAATTTTACTGCTTATTGCCCAATACAATAAGCGAGAAGAACGAAACTCTTGCCAACGAATAGTCGCACCTACACATAACAATGCCAAAGGTAGGGTCATGCTGGCGAGATAGTTACCCGTGTCTAACAGCAAACTAGGTAATTGAATAGGTAACAAAGCCGCCATTATTGCTAACGAAATAGCTATCGCTAGAGGATTGGTAAACACGCTGCGGGTTACCTCTTGTATGCTTGGCGTTTTTTCTTGATGATAATACAAGGTTAATATAGAAAATATGTTTAATGGCACCACCAGCACAGCTAAATACATCGACGCGATAGCCAAGGCTGACTCACCAAAAGCATTCACTGACAGCGCTAAACCTATGATCGCCATATTTCCTCTACAGGCACCTTGCACAAAAGCCCCTCTGGAAAATTTATTTGCGATGCCATAAGCTATAAAATGGAAAATGATAAATGCAACCGTCATCACACTAGCAGCAAAAACAATCAAAAACGTAGGAAAGTGATCGGTTAAATTAGTGGTAGCAATATTAACAAACAATAAGCAAGGCAACGTGAGGTTAAATACCAAGTCTGAGCCAGTCTTAGCAAAGTCGTCTGTTATCCAGCCGATTCGTTTTAACAAAATACCTAACCCAATGATTAGACTAATAGGAAGTGTTACGTCTAAGGCATAAACTAACGAGTCAAACACAGCAGTTGATCCTTTGAGTAACCGATAAAACTAGGCTAATCATCTTTTAATTGCTTATTTTGGCTACCTTCAATACTGAATTGATAGTAAATATCAATCGCATTACTGACCCCGCTTACCGCCTCAATATATAATCTGGGGATTAATTCATAGCGAATAGCTACTTCTGAAATAGAATCAAATACCCCTACCCCATAACGTAACTGAACCCCGGGCGCAATGGTACCGCTTAACGATAATTGGGTGCCGTCACCTTGGCCCGACGTATCTAGATTTACATCTTCAAAACCCAATTTGTTGCCTACTTTGCTAATCAGGTTTTCGCTTTGCCCTAGCCCTAACGACAACAATGCATTGGTTAAAATTGTGTCTTGACTGTCGCCACTAGACTGGCCCATACCTCGTCCAGTTAACATGTAGGACAAAATTTGTTGTTGCTCCATAACAGGTTCAGAAAACACACTGACGCTTGGGTTTTGTGCCGCACCTTCTACCCTGAGACCAGCCACTACACTGTCTAAGGTTAAATCCGGGTCTCGTACTGCTTCGATATTTAAAAATGGCCTGTCTAAGGAACTAGTAAAGAGAATATCCCCTTCACGAATAATCAAATTTTGACCATAAGCTCGATAACGACCATTTACCAACTGTACTTCACCACTCCCAAATATTTCACTTTTGTTATTTTGTAATCGCAATTCACCTTGCAAATCGGTGGTCAAACCAAACGCATCTAATTTAACTT
Coding sequences:
- a CDS encoding AEC family transporter — protein: MFDSLVYALDVTLPISLIIGLGILLKRIGWITDDFAKTGSDLVFNLTLPCLLFVNIATTNLTDHFPTFLIVFAASVMTVAFIIFHFIAYGIANKFSRGAFVQGACRGNMAIIGLALSVNAFGESALAIASMYLAVLVVPLNIFSILTLYYHQEKTPSIQEVTRSVFTNPLAIAISLAIMAALLPIQLPSLLLDTGNYLASMTLPLALLCVGATIRWQEFRSSRLLYWAISSKIVFIPFVATGLGFYFGLRGDELGVLFMMTAAPTAAAAYPMVRSIGGDYHLTAAIIAGSTFMSIVSSTLGLFLLRQMQWV
- a CDS encoding DUF2721 domain-containing protein gives rise to the protein MSSSVTDLAQVIQIVVAPVFMLTGIAGFLNVMSGRLGRIVDRARIMERRVSTIKNPEFLEQSENELKNIWRRIKLINRSIGLCTASALFVCAVVVFLFLGDLLLFDLSKLIVTLFVIALFLLIFALLTFLKEVQLATRTLQMGKEKIFDE